Proteins encoded by one window of Salvia splendens isolate huo1 chromosome 7, SspV2, whole genome shotgun sequence:
- the LOC121810486 gene encoding probable transcription factor At5g61620 has translation MSVSKCVHCGHEDNAYTEICKNECNKIKLFGVRISVANADPSSIRKCRSMDDLEAADPALDDPGYLSDGFVHQHGSHKRKRGNPWSEEEHRSFLKGLEKLGRGNWKGIATEFVPSRKSSQVASHAQKYFNRLKLTISNKKRRRASVFDMASISAAVSKDIREHKEMPHVKRPQPVQPYSWRPDLQVK, from the exons ATGAGTGTGAGTAAGTGTGTGCATTGTGGGCACGAAGACAATGCCTACACTGAAATATGCAAAAATGAATGCAACAAAATTAAGCTATTTGGTGTTCGGATTAGTGTTGCGAACGCCGATCCATCTTCCATCCGAAAGTGTAGGAGCATGGATGATTTAGAGGCGGCCGACCCTGCCCTCGACGACCCGGGATATCTCTCGGATGGATTTGTTCATCAACATGGATCTCACAAAAGAAAGCGAG GGAATCCGTGGAGTGAGGAGGAGCATAGATCATTCTTGAAAGGTTTAGAGAAATTGGGAAGAGGTAATTGGAAAGGAATTGCAACCGAATTTGTTCCCTCAAGAAAATCCTCCCAAGTTGCTAGTCATGCTCAAAAATATTTCAACCGATTGAAATTGACAATTTCCAACAAGAAACGACGCCGTGCCAGCGTATTCGACATG GCTAGTATTTCAGCTGCAGTTTCAAAGGATATAAGGGAGCACAAAGAAATG CCCCATGTTAAAAGGCCGCAGCCCGTGCAACCCTATTCATGGCGGCCCGATCTTCAG GTGAAGTAG